A portion of the Candidatus Obscuribacterales bacterium genome contains these proteins:
- the ylqF gene encoding ribosome biogenesis GTPase YlqF, with protein MSSPPIQWYPGHIAKAERALAEQLKRVDVVLEVRDARIPLSTHHPNVANWIGSREALLVMNREDMIPSEVRQQWATWFEQQGQVAIFTNAQHGKGIAQLAQAAKVAGTAMNQRRRDRGMLPRPVRAVAIGFPNVGKSALINRLLNKRVVTSARRPGVTRQLRWVRISEELELLDAPGVLPSLLSDQKAALKLAICDDIGDASYDNQRVASSLVDLLWDLADRAGGANPEVLKTRYGVEVQGLTGESYLENLGIERYQGDRERAARQLLNDFRKGSLGAIPLELPPV; from the coding sequence ATGAGTTCCCCACCGATTCAATGGTATCCCGGACATATCGCCAAAGCCGAACGGGCCCTGGCCGAACAATTGAAGCGCGTCGATGTGGTGCTGGAGGTACGTGACGCTCGGATTCCGCTATCCACCCATCACCCCAACGTTGCCAACTGGATTGGCAGCCGTGAGGCCCTACTGGTGATGAACCGAGAAGATATGATTCCCTCGGAGGTGCGGCAGCAGTGGGCTACTTGGTTTGAGCAGCAGGGGCAGGTGGCGATTTTCACCAATGCCCAGCATGGTAAAGGCATTGCCCAACTGGCCCAGGCCGCCAAGGTCGCGGGTACGGCCATGAACCAACGCCGACGCGATCGCGGCATGTTGCCTCGGCCGGTGCGGGCGGTGGCCATTGGCTTTCCCAATGTGGGTAAATCGGCCTTGATCAACCGTCTGCTGAATAAGCGCGTTGTTACCAGTGCGCGGCGGCCAGGGGTGACCCGTCAACTGCGCTGGGTGCGGATTTCGGAAGAACTGGAATTGCTGGATGCACCGGGGGTGCTGCCGTCGCTCTTGTCGGATCAGAAAGCAGCGTTGAAGCTGGCTATTTGTGATGACATTGGTGACGCCTCCTACGACAATCAGCGGGTGGCGTCGTCGTTGGTGGACTTACTGTGGGACTTGGCCGACCGGGCGGGCGGGGCCAATCCAGAGGTGCTCAAAACCCGCTATGGCGTCGAGGTACAGGGCTTGACGGGGGAAAGTTATCTAGAAAATTTGGGGATAGAGCGTTACCAGGGCGATCGCGAACGGGCGGCACGGCAGTTGCTGAATGATTTTCGCAAAGGCAGTTTGGGAGCCATTCCCCTAGAGCTGCCGCCGGTGTAG